One Brachyspira pilosicoli P43/6/78 genomic window carries:
- a CDS encoding ABC transporter ATP-binding protein yields MSVIKVDNISKDYGSKRGVFNLSFEVNRGEIFGMLGPNGAGKTTTIRQLMGFIKSDKGSAKILDMDCFVNRENIQLKLGYLPGEIAFMDEMKGSDFIRFIAEMKSIKSKKRINELTDLFELDANRKIKSMSKGTKQKIAIVCAFMNEPEVVILDEPTSGLDPLMQKKFIELILEEKKKVLLFLCHRIYLKKLKKHATELLY; encoded by the coding sequence ATGTCTGTAATAAAAGTAGATAATATTAGCAAAGATTATGGAAGCAAAAGAGGAGTATTTAATTTATCTTTTGAAGTGAATAGAGGAGAAATATTTGGAATGCTTGGTCCTAATGGAGCAGGTAAGACAACAACTATAAGGCAATTAATGGGTTTTATAAAGTCTGATAAAGGAAGTGCCAAAATATTAGATATGGACTGTTTTGTAAATAGAGAGAATATACAATTGAAGTTAGGATATTTGCCTGGAGAGATTGCTTTTATGGACGAGATGAAGGGTAGTGATTTTATAAGATTTATTGCTGAGATGAAATCAATAAAGAGTAAAAAAAGAATTAATGAGCTTACAGATTTATTTGAACTTGATGCTAATAGAAAAATAAAAAGTATGTCAAAAGGTACAAAACAAAAAATAGCTATAGTATGTGCTTTTATGAATGAGCCTGAAGTTGTTATACTAGATGAGCCTACGAGCGGACTTGACCCTTTGATGCAAAAAAAGTTTATTGAATTGATTTTAGAAGAGAAAAAAAAGGTACTACTATTTTTATGTCATCGCATATATTTGAAGAAGTTGAAAAAACATGCGACAGAACTGCTATATTAA
- the argB gene encoding acetylglutamate kinase: MENISNRDKALILNQALPYIQKYTGKTVVIKYGGSAMENPELKKKVMSDVALLSTVGINVIVVHGGGKDITAMLNKIGKESKFINGLRYTDSETAEIVKMVLAGKVNKELVASLENSGGKCLGICGIDGNMFKVSKYKGDIDLGFVGDVDDVDTHLLNTIITNEYIPIVATIGCDKEGNVYNINADTAAAKIAESLKAETLIYMTDTPGLLKDKDDESTLISKINIKEIDNLIKDGTISGGMIPKVQHCINAVQNGVSKVFIIDGRLCHSLLIEMFTDEGIGTMFYKD; the protein is encoded by the coding sequence ATGGAAAATATTTCAAATAGAGATAAGGCACTAATACTTAATCAGGCACTTCCATATATACAAAAATACACAGGGAAAACCGTTGTAATAAAATATGGCGGAAGTGCTATGGAAAATCCTGAGTTAAAAAAGAAAGTGATGAGCGATGTTGCTTTGCTTTCTACTGTGGGAATAAATGTTATAGTGGTTCATGGCGGAGGAAAAGATATTACTGCTATGCTTAACAAAATAGGAAAAGAATCAAAGTTTATAAATGGCTTAAGATACACTGACAGCGAAACTGCTGAAATAGTAAAAATGGTTCTTGCTGGAAAAGTTAATAAAGAGTTGGTGGCTTCTCTTGAAAACTCTGGAGGTAAATGTTTAGGTATATGCGGTATTGACGGCAACATGTTTAAAGTGAGCAAATATAAAGGGGATATTGATTTAGGATTTGTTGGAGATGTAGATGATGTTGATACTCATTTGCTTAATACTATAATAACAAACGAATATATTCCAATAGTTGCTACTATAGGCTGTGATAAAGAAGGAAATGTTTATAATATTAATGCTGATACTGCTGCTGCCAAAATAGCAGAAAGTTTAAAGGCTGAAACATTAATATATATGACAGACACACCAGGGCTTTTAAAAGATAAAGATGATGAAAGCACTTTAATAAGCAAAATAAATATTAAAGAGATAGATAATCTTATAAAAGACGGTACTATATCTGGAGGAATGATACCTAAAGTTCAGCACTGTATTAATGCAGTACAAAATGGAGTATCAAAAGTATTTATAATAGACGGAAGACTATGCCATTCATTATTGATAGAGATGTTTACTGATGAAGGTATAGGAACAATGTTTTATAAAGATTAA
- a CDS encoding TetR/AcrR family transcriptional regulator, whose product MMNKTINIPEEKKEAVINASIEEFAKHEYKHAILENIASNANISKSLLLYHFKTKKKLYEYVYNYVYEYIEKIIADSNFYKIKDFFDLMEYSFYKKLEMMEKHKSIFDFLIHGYFDESEDVKEIVNNYKNKKQIDINSYFKNIDKTKFRDDVDIKDIIEMITYTSEGYLQSRKKMTNKIDKEDMIKQYSKWMKMFKQIAYKKKYL is encoded by the coding sequence ATGATGAATAAAACTATAAATATACCAGAAGAAAAAAAAGAAGCTGTCATAAACGCATCAATAGAAGAGTTTGCTAAACATGAGTATAAACATGCCATTTTAGAAAATATTGCTAGTAATGCAAATATATCTAAATCTTTACTTTTATATCATTTTAAAACTAAGAAAAAATTGTATGAATATGTTTATAATTATGTATATGAGTATATAGAAAAAATAATTGCAGATTCTAACTTTTACAAAATAAAAGATTTTTTTGATCTTATGGAATATTCCTTTTATAAAAAGTTAGAAATGATGGAGAAGCATAAATCTATATTTGATTTTTTAATACATGGATATTTTGATGAGAGTGAAGATGTAAAAGAAATTGTTAATAATTATAAGAATAAAAAGCAAATTGATATAAATAGTTATTTTAAAAATATTGATAAAACTAAGTTTAGAGATGATGTTGATATAAAAGATATTATAGAAATGATAACATACACATCTGAAGGTTATTTACAAAGCAGAAAGAAAATGACTAACAAAATAGATAAAGAGGATATGATAAAACAGTATTCTAAGTGGATGAAAATGTTTAAGCAGATTGCATACAAGAAAAAATATTTATAA
- a CDS encoding ABC transporter-like protein → MSSHIFEEVEKTCDRTAILKDGKLIAIENMEELKSKKNKNFEVVFKTNEEALNFKNKISFKSELNNNIVKLSIINNEINNFIKELSNYDILDINSSTQTLEELFLHFYSN, encoded by the coding sequence ATGTCATCGCATATATTTGAAGAAGTTGAAAAAACATGCGACAGAACTGCTATATTAAAAGACGGCAAACTTATAGCTATAGAGAATATGGAAGAATTAAAATCTAAAAAGAATAAAAATTTTGAAGTGGTTTTTAAAACAAATGAAGAAGCGTTAAATTTTAAAAATAAAATTAGTTTTAAATCAGAGCTAAATAATAATATTGTAAAGCTTTCTATTATCAATAATGAAATTAATAATTTTATAAAAGAACTTAGCAATTATGATATATTAGATATTAATTCTTCAACTCAGACATTGGAGGAGTTATTTTTGCATTTTTACAGTAATTGA
- a CDS encoding aspartate aminotransferase family protein has protein sequence MACKKNNNNQNNEKSKLKKEYINNSKKYVANTYARFDLVLESAKDTKLKDIEGKEYIDLGSGIGVNSIGYGNKNWINAVVNQAKTLQHTSNLFYTKPYIDLAKKLCSITKYDKVFFCNSGAESNEAAIKCARKYSFNKYANNDKNYKRNKIVTLKNSFHGRTICTISATGQEVFHNYFFPFLEGFSFAEANNYEDTIEKLKDNACAIMMELIQGEGGVIPLDKEYVQKIKKYCEENDILFIVDEVQTGVGRTGKFLCSEHFGIKPDITTLAKGLGGGLPIGAILMNKKCSDVFVPGDHASTFGANPVVAAGALEVLNIIDKSLLKEVEKKSKYIKSKLTKLNNVVSVDGIGLMLGIGLKEGLNAREIVEKCISKGVIPLTAKNKIRLLPPLTITDKELEKAVSILSECIG, from the coding sequence ATGGCATGCAAAAAAAATAATAATAATCAAAATAATGAAAAATCAAAGTTAAAAAAAGAATATATTAATAACAGCAAAAAATATGTTGCTAACACTTATGCAAGATTCGATTTAGTTTTAGAGTCTGCTAAAGATACTAAATTAAAAGATATAGAAGGAAAAGAGTATATTGATTTAGGAAGCGGTATTGGAGTTAATAGCATTGGTTATGGAAATAAAAATTGGATTAATGCTGTAGTAAATCAAGCAAAAACACTTCAGCATACTTCAAATCTTTTCTACACAAAACCTTATATTGATTTGGCAAAAAAATTATGCTCTATAACAAAATATGATAAAGTATTTTTCTGCAACTCTGGTGCCGAATCAAATGAAGCTGCTATTAAATGTGCAAGAAAGTATTCTTTTAATAAATATGCCAATAATGATAAAAATTATAAAAGAAACAAAATTGTAACATTAAAAAACTCTTTTCATGGAAGAACTATCTGTACAATTTCAGCTACAGGTCAGGAAGTTTTTCACAATTACTTTTTTCCATTTTTGGAAGGCTTTTCATTTGCAGAAGCTAATAATTATGAAGACACTATAGAAAAATTAAAAGACAATGCATGTGCTATAATGATGGAACTTATACAGGGTGAAGGAGGAGTAATACCTCTTGATAAAGAATATGTACAAAAGATAAAAAAATACTGCGAAGAAAATGACATACTCTTTATAGTAGATGAAGTTCAAACTGGTGTTGGAAGAACAGGAAAGTTTTTATGCTCTGAACATTTTGGAATTAAACCAGACATCACTACATTAGCAAAAGGTTTAGGAGGCGGGCTTCCTATAGGGGCTATACTTATGAATAAAAAATGCTCTGATGTATTTGTTCCTGGAGACCATGCTTCTACATTTGGAGCTAATCCTGTTGTCGCTGCTGGAGCTTTGGAAGTATTAAACATTATAGACAAAAGCCTTTTAAAAGAAGTTGAAAAAAAATCTAAATATATAAAAAGTAAATTAACAAAACTTAATAATGTTGTAAGTGTGGACGGAATAGGTTTAATGCTTGGAATAGGATTAAAAGAAGGATTAAATGCTAGAGAAATAGTAGAAAAATGTATATCAAAAGGAGTAATTCCTTTGACTGCTAAAAATAAAATAAGACTTCTTCCTCCTCTCACAATAACTGATAAAGAATTAGAAAAAGCCGTTTCAATACTTTCTGAGTGTATAGGATAA
- a CDS encoding ABC transporter permease, producing MFNLVLLKKEFKSNFQILLIFALVLTMYGAIIVSMFDPKLVDSLNSMVESMPQMFALFGMNNFSSNLTDFLIDYLYSFLLIIFPLVFIVLLVNRLVIRYIDKGSIAYLFATPNSRIKIISTQILSAVLEIFILNLYITILLIITSEMMFKGELDITKLIIINIALYGLWLSFLGICFLSSVSFSSTSISLWAGAGLCILFMLFQMISRVGEKAEFFKYLSIITLFAPSKYSSDFNTFLICAICLFIIGIVTNILAIIIFNKRDIRA from the coding sequence ATGTTTAATTTAGTTTTATTAAAAAAAGAATTCAAATCAAATTTTCAAATATTATTAATATTTGCTTTGGTATTAACTATGTATGGAGCAATTATAGTTTCTATGTTTGACCCTAAACTTGTTGATAGTTTAAACTCTATGGTTGAGAGTATGCCTCAGATGTTTGCTTTATTTGGAATGAATAATTTTTCTAGTAATTTAACTGACTTTTTAATTGATTATTTATATTCTTTTTTGCTTATTATTTTTCCATTAGTTTTTATTGTTTTGCTTGTTAATAGACTTGTTATAAGATACATTGATAAAGGAAGCATTGCATATTTATTTGCAACACCTAATTCAAGAATAAAGATAATATCTACACAAATATTAAGTGCTGTTTTAGAAATATTTATATTAAACCTATATATCACTATACTCCTTATAATTACAAGTGAGATGATGTTTAAAGGAGAACTTGATATAACAAAACTTATTATTATAAATATTGCTCTTTATGGTTTATGGCTTTCTTTTTTGGGAATATGTTTTTTAAGCTCCGTTAGTTTTTCTTCCACATCAATTTCTCTTTGGGCGGGTGCTGGACTTTGTATATTATTCATGCTTTTTCAAATGATATCAAGGGTAGGAGAGAAGGCAGAGTTTTTTAAATATTTAAGTATTATAACATTATTTGCACCATCTAAATATAGTAGTGATTTTAATACATTTTTAATATGTGCTATATGTTTATTTATTATTGGAATAGTTACTAATATACTAGCTATAATTATTTTTAATAAGAGAGATATAAGAGCATAA
- the argJ gene encoding bifunctional glutamate N-acetyltransferase/amino-acid acetyltransferase ArgJ, with protein sequence MIDIKQIEGGVCASEGFFANGIHAGIKKNKEKKDLAIIYSKSQCSAAAVYTQNKACGANITVSKEHLKDGKAKAIICNSGNANTCNKNGVEVAKEMCKLTADVLGIDEKEVAVASTGVIGVPLPIEPIEKNIKELIDNANHSHEHAKNAASAIMTTDTFMKEIAYEFEIDGKKVHIGGTAKGSGMIHPNMATMLAFITTDCNISSEMLQKALSEDTKSTYNMVSVDGDTSTNDMCVVLANGEAKNTLIDKEDDNYKIFCKALNMTNTYLSKAIAKDGEGATKLIECEVMNASDIKLARKIAKSVITSNLVKAAMFGCDMNWGRISCAIGYTDADFDINKVSINVGSKYGEMNVYKEGYGVEFNEDEALKILKEDEIKITIDMNSGNSKAVAWGCDLTYDYVKINGSYRS encoded by the coding sequence ATGATAGATATTAAACAAATTGAAGGCGGTGTATGTGCTTCTGAAGGTTTCTTCGCAAATGGAATACATGCTGGAATAAAGAAAAATAAAGAAAAAAAAGATTTAGCAATAATTTATAGTAAAAGTCAATGTTCTGCTGCTGCAGTATATACTCAAAACAAAGCATGCGGAGCAAACATCACAGTAAGTAAAGAACATTTAAAAGATGGAAAAGCAAAAGCTATTATATGCAATTCTGGCAATGCTAATACTTGTAATAAAAACGGAGTGGAAGTAGCAAAAGAGATGTGCAAACTTACTGCTGATGTACTTGGTATTGATGAAAAAGAAGTAGCTGTTGCTTCTACTGGAGTTATAGGAGTACCTCTTCCAATTGAGCCTATAGAAAAAAATATAAAAGAGCTTATAGACAATGCCAACCACTCTCATGAGCATGCTAAAAATGCAGCAAGTGCAATAATGACAACTGACACATTTATGAAAGAAATAGCATATGAGTTTGAAATTGATGGTAAAAAAGTGCATATTGGAGGTACTGCAAAAGGAAGCGGAATGATTCACCCTAATATGGCTACAATGCTTGCATTTATCACAACAGACTGCAATATATCAAGCGAAATGCTTCAGAAGGCTTTAAGTGAAGATACAAAATCTACATATAATATGGTTAGTGTTGATGGAGATACTTCTACAAACGATATGTGTGTTGTTCTTGCTAATGGTGAAGCTAAAAATACTTTGATAGATAAAGAAGATGATAATTATAAAATATTTTGCAAGGCATTAAATATGACTAATACTTATTTATCCAAAGCAATAGCTAAAGACGGAGAAGGAGCTACAAAGTTAATTGAATGCGAAGTAATGAATGCTAGTGATATAAAATTAGCAAGAAAAATAGCAAAATCTGTAATAACATCAAATTTAGTTAAGGCTGCTATGTTTGGGTGTGATATGAACTGGGGAAGAATTTCATGTGCTATAGGTTATACTGATGCTGACTTTGATATAAATAAAGTTTCTATAAATGTTGGTTCAAAATATGGAGAGATGAATGTTTATAAAGAGGGATATGGTGTGGAGTTTAATGAAGATGAAGCTTTAAAAATATTAAAAGAAGATGAGATAAAAATTACAATAGATATGAACTCTGGCAATAGTAAAGCTGTAGCTTGGGGCTGTGATTTAACTTATGATTATGTAAAAATTAACGGCTCATACAGAAGCTAA